Proteins from a genomic interval of Phocoena phocoena chromosome 20, mPhoPho1.1, whole genome shotgun sequence:
- the LOC136140481 gene encoding LOW QUALITY PROTEIN: zinc finger protein 841-like (The sequence of the model RefSeq protein was modified relative to this genomic sequence to represent the inferred CDS: deleted 1 base in 1 codon; substituted 2 bases at 2 genomic stop codons), producing the protein MLHSLEQPYKCIESGKTFHQVSNRTRHQIIHTEEKLHNCDVCGKDFSRNSDLAVHQRNHTGEKSYKHNVCGKTLDHGSHITGHQVIHTEERFYKCDICEKVFSQKSYLAVHQRIHTVEKPYKCNVCDKVFNHNSNRRRHQLIHTGAKPYKCDVCGRVFNRNSILALHQRIHTGEKPYKCNECGKVFSRKGTLASHRRIHTGEKPYKCNELKLYKCDVCGKVYSRNSNLAVHQRTHTGEKPYRCNECGQVFSQKAALACHQAIHTGEDPYKCNVCGKIFHHSSNLRKHQVIHKGGKLYKCDVCGRVFSVSSYLAKHHKIHSGDKPCKCNDCGKVFRKKAVLAVHQRIHTGEEPYKCDECGKVFSKKSSLASHQVIHTGEKCYKCNECGKTFHQSSTLTRHQMIHTGEKLYKCDVCGKVYSRNSDLAIHQRDHIGEKPYICNECGKTFNYRSKLSRHQLIHTEEKLYKCDVCGRVFSQNSYLARHQRIHTGEKPYKCNECGKSFNDKSALRRHHVIHTGAKPYKCDFCGKGFCRNSHLVGHKRIHTRERPYKCNVCGRMFTQNSHLRIHHRIHTGEKPYKCNECGKVFSQNPTLAKHQRIHTGKQPYKCNXCGKVFFQNSLLATHCRIHAVEKPFKNIECXKAFTEISTLTTH; encoded by the exons atgctgcacagctt GGAACAACCTTACAAATGTATTGAGTCTGGCAAAACCTTTCATCAGGTCTCAAACCGCACTCGACATCAGATCATCCatacagaagaaaaattacataatTGTGATGTATGTGGCAAAGATTTTAGTCGAAATTCAGACCTTGCAGTTCATCAGAGAAATCATACTGGAGAGAAATCTTACAAACATAACGTGTGTGGCAAAACCCTTGATCATGGCTCACACATCACTGGACATCAGGTAATCCATACAGAAGAGAGGTTTTATAAATGTGACATATGTGAAAAAGTCTTTAGTCAAAAATCATACCTTGCAgttcatcagagaattcatactgtagagaaaccttacaaatgtaatgTGTGTGATAAAGTGTTTAATCACAACTCGAATCGTAGAAGACATCAGTTAATCCATACAGGAGCAAAACCATATAAATGTGATGTATGTGGCAGAGTCTTTAATCGAAATTCAATCCTTGCActtcatcagagaattcatactggagagaaaccttacaaatgtaacGAGTGTGGGAAGGTCTTTAGTCGAAAAGGAACCCTTGCAAGTCATCggagaattcacactggagagaaaccttacaaatgtaatgagt tgaaattatataaatgtgatGTATGTGGCAAAGTTTATAGTCGAAATTCAAATCTTGCAGTTCATCAGAGAACtcatactggagagaagcctTACAGATGTAATGAGTGTGGCCAGGTCTTTAGTCAGAAAGCAGCACTTGCATGTCATCAGGCAATTCATACTGGAGAGGACCCTTACAAATGTAATGTGTGTGGCAAAATCTTTCATCATAGCTCGAACCTCAGGAAACATCAGGTAATTCATAAAGgaggaaaattatataaatgtgatGTGTGTGGCAGAGTCTTTAGTGTAAGTTCGTACCTTGCAAAACATCATAAAATTCATTCTGGAGACAAGCCTTGCAAATGTAATGACTGTGGTAAGGTCTTTCGTAAAAAAGCAGTCCTTGCAgttcatcagagaattcatactggagaggaACCTTACAAATGTGATGAGTGTGGCAAAGTCTTTAGTAAAAAATCATCCCTTGCTAGCCATCAAGTAATTCATACCGGAGAGAAATGTtacaaatgtaatgagtgtggcaaAACCTTTCATCAGAGCTCAACCCTCACTCGACATCAGATGATCCATACAGGagagaaattatataaatgtgatGTATGTGGCAAAGTTTATAGTCGAAATTCAGACCTTGCAATTCATCAGAGAGATCATattggagagaaaccttacataTGTAATGAGTGTGGCAAGACCTTTAATTACAGATCGAAACTCAGTAGACATCAGTTAATCCACACAGAAGAGAAGTTATATAAGTGTGATGTATGTGGCAGAGTCTTTAGTCAAAATTCATATCTTGCAAGACATCAGAggattcatactggagagaaaccttacaaatgtaatgagtgtggcaaAAGCTTTAACGATAAGTCAGCCCTCAGGCGACATCATGTGATCCATACCGGAGCAAAACCatataaatgtgatttttgtGGCAAAGGCTTTTGTCGTAATTCACACCTTGTAGGTCATAAGAGAATTCATACTCGAGAGAGACCTTATAAATGTAATGTCTGTGGCAGGATGTTTACTCAAAATTCACACCTCAGGATTCATCACAggattcatactggagagaaaccttacaaatgtaatgagtgtggcaaAGTATTTAGTCAAAATCCAACCCTTGCAAAGCATCAGAGAATACATACTGGA AAACAACCTTATAAATGTAATTAATGTGGTAAGgtcttttttcaaaattcactGCTTGCAACTCATTGTAGAATACATGCTGTAGAGAAACCTTTCAAAAATATTGAGTGCTGAAAAGCCTTTACTGAGATTTCAACCCTCACTACACATTAG